The following proteins are encoded in a genomic region of Pseudomonadota bacterium:
- a CDS encoding sulfotransferase, whose product MKFPFDPGFPGRHEDDAYLDRLDDIEIRPVFIMGLHRSGTTFLYDSVSKCFPVANLTLYHIFYYDRLLKNAIEGGEESDRATLNRLFRALGITDRKLDSVYVEDTTVEEYGWMLRNRSYQISVSENNKDYFTQICKKLAFLHPEAQAILLKNPWDTGKAKQILEWFPNARFIYITRDPIFILNSQINAALALMTGPQPFQTMLIDDFKVPGDRITKNAIYALWKLVRGIKKVTGDGLYAFILRQICSWTVQKELEGYYRAIEELPAENVFAIDYQNFNEAPKQHLAELQAFLDLPFVTPPDAIIPKPRKGHLNDTLRSYEDRFMKRLSKKIKHFGARAS is encoded by the coding sequence ATGAAATTCCCATTCGACCCCGGATTTCCCGGGCGACACGAGGACGATGCATATCTCGATCGATTGGATGACATCGAGATCCGTCCGGTTTTTATTATGGGTCTCCACCGTTCTGGGACGACTTTCCTGTACGATTCCGTCTCCAAATGCTTTCCCGTCGCTAATCTGACGCTCTATCATATCTTCTACTATGATCGGCTGCTCAAAAATGCCATCGAGGGGGGCGAGGAATCCGATCGGGCAACGCTGAATCGACTGTTCCGAGCACTCGGTATCACCGACCGCAAGCTGGACTCCGTCTACGTTGAAGACACGACCGTGGAGGAGTACGGATGGATGCTTCGCAACCGGAGCTACCAGATTTCCGTCAGCGAGAATAACAAAGATTATTTTACTCAAATTTGCAAGAAACTTGCCTTTCTCCACCCCGAAGCACAAGCCATTTTGCTCAAGAACCCTTGGGACACGGGGAAAGCAAAGCAAATTCTGGAGTGGTTTCCCAACGCACGTTTCATCTACATCACTCGGGACCCCATTTTCATCCTGAATAGCCAAATCAATGCCGCATTGGCTCTCATGACGGGGCCACAACCTTTTCAGACCATGCTCATCGATGACTTCAAGGTACCGGGCGACCGCATCACAAAGAATGCGATTTACGCATTGTGGAAACTGGTTCGCGGCATCAAGAAAGTCACCGGCGACGGACTGTACGCTTTTATTCTGCGACAAATCTGCTCGTGGACCGTACAGAAGGAACTGGAAGGCTACTATCGAGCCATCGAAGAGCTGCCCGCAGAGAACGTATTCGCCATCGACTATCAGAACTTCAACGAGGCGCCCAAGCAACACCTCGCGGAATTGCAAGCGTTCTTGGATTTACCCTTCGTAACGCCGCCTGATGCGATCATTCCAAAGCCTCGCAAGGGACATCTCAACGACACCCTCCGATCCTACGAGGATCGTTTCATGAAGCGACTCTCAAAGAAGATCAAACACTTTGGAGCACGCGCCTCCTAG
- a CDS encoding macrolide family glycosyltransferase, which yields MGKAVFFNLPGAVGHINPSLGIVAELISRGEEVIYYADEKSRQKIEALGATFRGYQPFFEYDHPTEIASDLVALGSKLFELTESCVLGLLQQMQEDKPDYIIYDTCAPWGQLLAMRLNVPGVRFVTHVLVTPTVLKSVKHWFSFKLFRMVGKSTRLSSVISIIPEIIGARRRIADIVTGLGMEYPGIFPLLKQLLDDKEQLTIAVTSPLYQPEAEKLGDNVKFVGASVPEKRDNDSLDIHRQPGQPLIYVSLGSVHNMCTDFYVNCIRAFGDRPYQVIMSIGDRTDIKQLGPIPENFTVKARVPQLDVLQTADAFVSHGGMNSINESLYYNVPLVMVPQQVEQAFSALRISRLGAGVMLMPNMATPERLRQSVDEILSKPDYRESSKELGASLKIGGYQRAADEILYHMYGGNSTTSATKVA from the coding sequence ATGGGCAAGGCTGTTTTTTTTAACCTTCCAGGAGCCGTAGGCCACATCAACCCGTCACTAGGAATCGTCGCCGAACTCATCAGTCGAGGTGAGGAAGTTATCTACTACGCCGACGAAAAAAGTCGGCAAAAAATTGAAGCGCTCGGCGCCACGTTCCGCGGTTATCAACCCTTCTTCGAATACGACCATCCCACCGAGATCGCGTCCGATTTGGTCGCTCTGGGAAGCAAGCTGTTCGAACTGACTGAGTCCTGCGTACTGGGTTTGTTACAACAGATGCAGGAAGACAAACCGGACTACATTATCTATGACACCTGCGCCCCCTGGGGTCAGTTGCTCGCGATGAGATTGAACGTGCCGGGAGTCCGATTCGTCACCCACGTGCTGGTGACACCCACTGTCCTTAAATCCGTCAAGCATTGGTTTTCCTTCAAGCTTTTCCGAATGGTCGGGAAATCGACACGATTATCCTCTGTTATTTCAATCATTCCGGAGATTATCGGTGCCCGACGACGAATAGCGGACATCGTCACCGGGCTGGGCATGGAATATCCCGGAATATTCCCGCTTCTCAAGCAACTGCTGGACGATAAAGAGCAATTGACCATCGCGGTGACCTCGCCACTCTATCAACCCGAGGCAGAGAAGTTAGGCGATAACGTCAAATTCGTTGGTGCTTCTGTACCCGAGAAGCGGGACAACGACTCGCTTGATATCCATAGACAGCCGGGACAACCGCTCATCTATGTATCGCTGGGAAGCGTGCACAACATGTGCACTGACTTTTACGTCAACTGTATTCGTGCGTTTGGTGACCGACCGTACCAAGTCATCATGTCCATCGGCGACCGGACCGATATCAAACAACTCGGACCTATCCCGGAGAACTTCACCGTCAAGGCTCGCGTGCCCCAATTGGATGTTCTCCAGACAGCTGACGCATTTGTCAGCCATGGCGGCATGAATAGTATCAATGAGAGCCTATACTATAATGTTCCGCTGGTCATGGTTCCGCAGCAGGTGGAACAGGCGTTCAGCGCCCTGAGGATTTCTCGTCTAGGCGCGGGGGTGATGTTAATGCCAAACATGGCCACGCCAGAGCGGCTCCGCCAAAGCGTCGACGAGATCCTAAGCAAACCGGATTATCGGGAAAGTTCGAAGGAACTGGGGGCTTCTCTCAAGATCGGCGGCTATCAGCGTGCGGCGGATGAAATTTTATATCATATGTATGGCGGGAACAGCACAACGTCGGCAACCAAAGTGGCATAA
- a CDS encoding VTT domain-containing protein: protein MDDEHTRLPENASVKNPRRASRLRLLRFGALVVLLACGAALYQWFDIGSYFSHENLRQSIEQVRAAEERMGLLGPVAFCLGGIVAIVLNIPTIVVITFAAVIYGMAGAAAMGFVALIVATFVIWWVSQYLGREFLKSHFGRYIPMVEAHFEKNGLKTVTYARLIFFALPPVNWVLASMNVGIKDFLVGTALGSTPHILVWSWLGGTIVQMLSRNEEISWISPELLAPMFLGVALTIAARILDRISAHREKTRAGTD from the coding sequence ATGGACGATGAGCATACCCGACTCCCGGAGAACGCGTCGGTCAAAAACCCCCGGCGCGCGAGCCGTCTTCGACTGCTTCGGTTTGGCGCTTTAGTTGTCCTCTTGGCTTGTGGCGCCGCTTTGTATCAGTGGTTCGATATCGGTAGCTATTTCAGCCATGAAAATCTGAGGCAAAGCATCGAACAGGTCCGTGCTGCGGAAGAGCGCATGGGATTGTTGGGCCCGGTCGCATTTTGTCTCGGCGGCATTGTTGCCATCGTCTTGAATATTCCCACCATCGTCGTCATTACCTTTGCCGCGGTGATCTACGGCATGGCCGGCGCCGCGGCCATGGGGTTCGTGGCGCTAATCGTTGCAACGTTCGTGATCTGGTGGGTTAGCCAGTACCTCGGCCGGGAGTTCCTCAAAAGCCATTTCGGACGATATATCCCGATGGTCGAAGCTCACTTCGAAAAAAATGGCCTGAAGACCGTCACCTACGCCCGGCTAATTTTTTTTGCGCTGCCGCCCGTAAATTGGGTCCTAGCCAGCATGAACGTAGGAATCAAAGACTTTCTCGTCGGTACTGCCTTGGGGTCAACCCCCCATATTTTGGTTTGGAGTTGGCTGGGAGGGACGATTGTTCAAATGCTCTCCCGCAACGAAGAGATTTCCTGGATATCACCGGAGCTACTGGCCCCGATGTTTTTGGGGGTCGCTTTAACCATCGCCGCAAGGATACTTGACCGCATCTCCGCGCACCGGGAAAAAACACGAGCTGGTACCGACTGA